The following coding sequences lie in one Spirosoma sp. KUDC1026 genomic window:
- the uvsE gene encoding UV DNA damage repair endonuclease UvsE — MTLTPTNVGYACINLSLQAQKITTNRGMIKKTFTEKGVAYASELALKNVQDLLKIVDWNLEHGIGLFRISSDLFPWASEYRIADLPDFAEIRATLEEIGSRPIRLTTHPGPFNHLAGQGKVLDNTLKDLEYQSELFDLMGLKPSHWNKINIHAGGTYGDKSATLARFAKNFGLLSENLRARLTVENDDRPSLYTVTDLVSLYEVIGTPIVFDYFHHSLNPGSQTEEEAFLTAYATWDVRPVFHYSDSRQEKEDPRARKEAHADWLYAPVNTYGKEVDIVYESKMKELSLLRLRGEEPEIPPAVQKLMKQQSDD; from the coding sequence ATGACACTGACACCAACTAACGTGGGCTATGCCTGCATCAATCTGAGTCTGCAGGCGCAGAAAATCACCACCAATCGGGGGATGATCAAAAAGACGTTTACCGAAAAGGGGGTGGCCTATGCGTCGGAACTAGCGCTGAAAAACGTGCAGGATCTGTTGAAAATCGTCGACTGGAATCTGGAGCATGGCATCGGACTGTTTCGGATTTCGTCGGATCTGTTTCCGTGGGCGTCAGAATACCGGATAGCTGACCTGCCTGATTTTGCGGAGATACGAGCGACGCTGGAAGAAATCGGGAGCCGACCAATTCGCCTGACAACGCACCCCGGCCCGTTCAATCACCTGGCGGGTCAGGGAAAGGTACTGGACAATACGCTCAAAGACCTGGAATACCAGTCGGAGCTCTTCGACCTGATGGGCCTGAAACCATCGCACTGGAACAAAATCAACATCCACGCCGGAGGGACCTACGGCGATAAGTCGGCTACGCTGGCGCGGTTTGCGAAGAACTTTGGCCTTCTGTCGGAGAATCTACGCGCCCGACTGACCGTCGAGAACGACGATCGCCCCAGTCTGTACACGGTAACCGACTTAGTGTCCCTGTACGAAGTCATTGGGACGCCCATCGTGTTCGATTACTTTCATCACTCCCTCAACCCTGGTTCTCAGACCGAAGAGGAAGCGTTCCTGACGGCCTATGCTACGTGGGATGTCCGGCCGGTATTCCATTATTCCGACTCGCGGCAGGAAAAAGAAGATCCCCGCGCCCGGAAAGAAGCCCATGCCGACTGGCTCTACGCGCCCGTCAATACGTATGGGAAGGAGGTAGATATTGTCTATGAATCTAAAATGAAGGAATTGTCGCTGCTGCGCCTGCGGGGCGAGGAGCCCGAGATTCCGCCCGCCGTTCAGAAGCTCATGAAGCAGCAGAGCGATGACTGA
- a CDS encoding T9SS C-terminal target domain-containing protein translates to MKKFRLSIAVLMSVWSLAGLGEAKADTGLGVSSVKIEKSDSKKVRIYTKPGSPVDLTLVDVDGYILYKGLTSSSNKTGEQIFNLNNLPDGRYFITAGNNEWWMSQGITIRGNVVSIDERNLQQMAQPTLTTYAKNKIEVTVPGKNLDDASVSIYDAKNELVFSEAYNGGAQRFDLSTLPTGTYTFVVGMEQKHFSSRVTVAE, encoded by the coding sequence ATGAAAAAATTCCGTTTATCAATCGCCGTACTGATGTCAGTATGGAGTCTGGCAGGTCTGGGAGAGGCCAAAGCCGACACTGGTTTGGGAGTTAGCAGCGTCAAAATCGAAAAGTCAGATAGCAAGAAAGTTCGCATATACACAAAACCAGGATCGCCTGTCGACCTGACTCTGGTCGACGTTGATGGCTACATTTTGTACAAAGGTCTGACCTCGTCGAGCAACAAAACAGGTGAGCAAATTTTCAACCTGAACAACCTGCCCGACGGACGTTACTTTATCACCGCCGGCAACAATGAATGGTGGATGTCGCAGGGCATTACGATCCGCGGTAACGTTGTATCGATCGACGAGCGTAACCTGCAGCAAATGGCCCAGCCTACGCTGACGACCTACGCGAAAAACAAAATTGAAGTAACGGTTCCGGGTAAAAATCTAGATGACGCCAGCGTATCGATCTACGACGCGAAAAATGAACTGGTGTTCAGCGAAGCTTACAATGGTGGTGCCCAGCGGTTCGATTTATCGACGCTGCCCACAGGTACCTACACGTTCGTGGTTGGTATGGAGCAGAAACACTTCTCGTCGCGCGTTACGGTTGCCGAATAA
- a CDS encoding glucose 1-dehydrogenase — protein MQKELQGQVAVVTGASSGIGAGVAQSLADAGAIVVVNHPVAATKADADAVLKEITDAGGQGITYQCDVSKEDQVDQMFADVVAQLGTVDILVNNAGIQRDAAFHEMTLAQWDAVIGVNLTGQFLCARAAIREFLRRGPRPEVSSATGKIICMSSVHEVIPWAGHINYAASKGGVKLLMQSLAQEYGDRRIRVNSICPGAIQTPINHSAWGTPEALNSLMRLIPYNRIGQPADIGNLAVFLASDKSDYITGSSIFIDGGMTVLESFVDNG, from the coding sequence ATGCAGAAAGAATTACAGGGACAGGTGGCCGTAGTCACCGGCGCGAGTAGTGGGATAGGGGCGGGCGTGGCCCAAAGCCTGGCCGATGCGGGTGCAATCGTTGTGGTCAACCATCCCGTGGCGGCAACGAAAGCTGATGCGGATGCCGTCCTGAAAGAAATCACCGATGCCGGTGGGCAGGGTATTACGTACCAATGCGATGTCAGCAAAGAGGATCAGGTCGACCAGATGTTCGCTGATGTTGTGGCGCAACTAGGGACGGTTGATATTCTGGTAAACAATGCCGGTATTCAGCGTGATGCCGCCTTTCACGAAATGACGCTGGCGCAGTGGGATGCCGTGATCGGCGTGAACCTGACCGGTCAGTTTCTCTGCGCCCGGGCGGCCATCCGGGAGTTTTTGCGCCGGGGACCGCGTCCGGAAGTGTCCAGCGCGACTGGCAAGATCATCTGTATGAGTTCGGTACACGAAGTAATTCCCTGGGCGGGGCATATCAACTACGCGGCATCCAAAGGGGGCGTCAAGCTCCTGATGCAGTCGCTGGCGCAGGAATACGGCGACCGGCGCATTCGGGTCAACAGCATCTGTCCGGGGGCCATTCAGACGCCCATCAACCACTCCGCCTGGGGTACGCCCGAAGCGCTGAACAGTCTGATGCGGCTCATCCCCTACAACCGGATTGGCCAACCCGCCGACATTGGTAACCTGGCCGTATTTCTGGCATCTGACAAATCGGATTACATTACCGGCTCCAGCATCTTCATCGACGGGGGCATGACGGTACTGGAAAGTTTTGTTGATAATGGATAA
- a CDS encoding MGH1-like glycoside hydrolase domain-containing protein, translating to MLLEQQRLTDPAWRQWGPYVSDRQWGTVREDYSADGDAWNYTTHDMARSYTYRWGEEGIAGFCDDQQQLCLALALWNGQDPILKERFFGLTNPEGNHGEDVKELYFQLDSAPSHAYQRMLYKYPQQAFPYQQLLDENRRRTRLDPEFELLDTGLFDEDRYFDVTIEYAKASPQDILMVVTVVNRGPDAAPLHVLPTLWYRNTWVWGDDSDGVPSAQPSLSLQADGMVRAEHIQLGRYVLQAEESPVTGKPAWLFCDNETNKARLYDVHNGAAYPKDAINDYVVQGTQAVNPTQTGTKAAAHYVLTVEPGSEIKIRLRLTNADQPDNVAVSLADVDAIMAQRKADTDDFYASIHPREASEDEKRVQRQAFAGMLWNKQYYYYDVSRWLAGDPNQPPPPPERAAGRNHSWLQLINAGVISMPDTWEYPWYAAWDWAFHCVTLGMIDPGFAKEQLMLLTNEWYMHPNGQLPAYEWAFSDVNPPVQAWAAWRVYHMEKRHKPQGEEDITFLRAVFHKLMLNFTWWVNRKDNMGNNIFEGGFLGLDNIGVFDRNEVLPNGSHLEQADGTSWMAMYALNMMRIALELANHDPVYDEMATKFFDHFLYIAGAMTNTGGNRDGLWDEDDGFFYDQLRLSDGSVERLRVRTLVGLIPMFAVEVLSDPLLRARPAFLERMVWFKSHRPDLYSQVSRYNEVGQDETRLLSLLRGFRLKSLLTRVLDENEFLSPHGVRAVSQVYRDHPYEFTLDGNTFRLAYTPAESVSDMFGGNSNWRGPVWMPVNYLLINSIERFYAYFGDGFTVEYPVGSGKLVTLRDVARELTDRLISLFTVGPTGNRPVFGGHPKYRDPHFRDHILFYEYFDGDNGRGVGASHQTGWTGLVAELIDRKYTSQQAVKPGASIVDEQSGPNCG from the coding sequence ATGCTCCTCGAACAACAACGACTAACCGACCCCGCCTGGCGGCAGTGGGGACCGTACGTCTCTGACCGCCAGTGGGGGACCGTGCGCGAAGATTACAGCGCTGATGGTGATGCCTGGAACTACACCACGCATGACATGGCGCGCAGTTACACGTACCGCTGGGGGGAAGAAGGGATTGCGGGTTTCTGCGATGACCAGCAGCAGCTGTGTCTGGCGCTGGCGCTCTGGAACGGACAGGATCCAATCCTGAAAGAACGCTTTTTCGGGTTGACAAATCCTGAGGGGAATCACGGTGAAGACGTTAAGGAACTGTATTTTCAGCTCGACAGCGCGCCCAGTCATGCCTACCAACGCATGTTGTACAAATACCCGCAGCAGGCTTTTCCCTACCAGCAGCTGCTGGACGAAAACCGGCGTCGGACGCGACTCGATCCGGAATTTGAACTACTCGATACGGGCCTGTTTGATGAGGATCGCTACTTCGACGTAACAATAGAATACGCCAAGGCATCTCCCCAGGACATATTGATGGTTGTTACCGTCGTGAACCGGGGGCCGGATGCGGCACCACTACATGTGCTGCCAACGCTCTGGTACCGCAATACCTGGGTTTGGGGCGATGATTCTGACGGAGTTCCCAGCGCACAGCCCAGTCTGTCGCTGCAGGCAGATGGGATGGTGAGGGCCGAACATATTCAGTTAGGCCGTTACGTCCTGCAGGCGGAGGAAAGTCCGGTAACCGGAAAACCGGCCTGGCTATTCTGCGATAATGAAACTAACAAAGCCCGGCTGTACGATGTCCATAATGGCGCGGCCTATCCTAAAGATGCCATCAACGATTACGTCGTTCAGGGGACTCAGGCCGTCAATCCAACCCAGACCGGGACAAAGGCGGCTGCCCACTACGTCCTGACCGTTGAGCCAGGGTCCGAAATCAAGATCCGACTGCGCCTGACGAATGCTGACCAACCGGACAACGTAGCCGTAAGCCTGGCCGACGTTGATGCGATTATGGCACAGCGAAAAGCTGACACAGACGACTTTTACGCCAGCATTCACCCGAGGGAGGCCAGCGAGGACGAAAAACGGGTGCAGCGACAGGCGTTTGCCGGAATGCTCTGGAACAAACAGTACTATTATTACGACGTATCGCGCTGGCTGGCTGGTGATCCCAATCAGCCACCCCCGCCCCCCGAACGGGCAGCTGGCCGCAACCATAGCTGGCTGCAGCTTATCAACGCGGGGGTTATTTCCATGCCCGACACCTGGGAGTATCCCTGGTACGCAGCCTGGGACTGGGCGTTTCACTGCGTAACACTCGGTATGATCGATCCGGGCTTTGCCAAAGAGCAGCTCATGCTGCTGACCAACGAGTGGTATATGCATCCCAACGGGCAGCTACCTGCTTACGAATGGGCATTCAGCGACGTGAATCCACCCGTACAGGCTTGGGCCGCGTGGCGCGTATACCACATGGAGAAACGGCACAAGCCTCAGGGCGAGGAAGACATTACGTTTCTGCGGGCTGTTTTCCATAAGCTAATGCTCAACTTCACCTGGTGGGTGAACCGGAAAGACAACATGGGCAATAATATCTTCGAGGGGGGCTTCCTGGGGCTGGATAACATTGGTGTATTCGATCGGAATGAGGTACTGCCGAACGGAAGCCACCTTGAACAGGCCGACGGGACAAGTTGGATGGCCATGTATGCCCTGAACATGATGCGGATTGCGTTGGAACTGGCCAACCACGATCCCGTTTACGACGAGATGGCGACCAAGTTCTTTGATCACTTCCTGTACATTGCGGGGGCCATGACCAACACGGGCGGTAATCGTGATGGCCTGTGGGACGAAGACGACGGCTTCTTCTACGATCAGCTACGGCTGTCGGATGGGAGTGTCGAGCGGCTGCGGGTGCGGACGCTCGTGGGGTTAATACCCATGTTTGCGGTTGAGGTGCTGAGTGATCCGCTGCTGCGGGCCCGACCCGCTTTTCTGGAGCGGATGGTCTGGTTTAAAAGCCACCGGCCGGATCTCTACAGCCAGGTGTCGCGTTACAACGAAGTAGGTCAGGACGAAACCCGGCTACTAAGTTTGCTACGGGGGTTCCGGCTAAAATCACTGCTGACGCGTGTGCTGGATGAGAACGAATTCCTGAGTCCGCACGGCGTCCGGGCCGTATCGCAGGTGTACCGCGATCATCCTTACGAGTTTACGCTGGATGGCAATACGTTCCGGCTGGCCTATACCCCCGCCGAGAGTGTGAGTGATATGTTCGGAGGGAACAGCAACTGGCGCGGCCCGGTCTGGATGCCAGTCAACTACCTGCTCATCAACAGCATCGAACGCTTCTACGCCTATTTCGGGGATGGATTTACGGTCGAATATCCGGTTGGGTCGGGGAAACTGGTAACCCTGCGCGATGTAGCCCGCGAGTTGACCGATCGACTGATCAGCCTGTTTACGGTCGGACCCACTGGAAATCGCCCGGTGTTTGGGGGGCACCCCAAGTACCGCGACCCCCATTTTCGGGATCACATCTTGTTCTACGAGTATTTCGACGGCGATAACGGACGAGGAGTGGGAGCCAGTCACCAGACGGGCTGGACGGGGCTGGTTGCTGAACTCATCGACCGTAAATACACGAGTCAGCAAGCGGTAAAACCCGGTGCCTCTATCGTTGATGAGCAGTCAGGGCCGAACTGCGGTTAG
- a CDS encoding putative porin, translating into MKWSFLVLTLLSLVSAAVRAQVPTGFPSGFGGQQSRPGSTTGVTGNNGIDDSTKVIYGPKSTRYVLEEDIFNNRRKLYTVDTTLDDAHKYTYVQRSNFLYQDLGNLGTPMHPVFVSMPDQLGTQTGYSVFAPFAYQTMGVKYFDTKSPFTDMYLALGGRNRNILRFDFSQNITPRWNVGFNVQRFTSQKQFGTSGSNDANKLLAQNWGFVGHTNYRSKNEKYTMLLHFINMNHSLAEQGGVLPGVRLTEEGDSIINRYDYEGNARLTSVNGREIRNDWHLYHQYVLGNGFQLFQRLDYQRHKNYYQDDTLRLNQSTKIIGDLVYPGFYPTILGDTSRIEQDARFRLVENMAGIKGIYSFNGSAFNYRAYLRNRIYGQYTRYNSSRTQHNEYETRRLETFVGGWLGYYFPDSLSQITAEAEYQVGGGFRLQGQFDSKFLTGGYTAMLVDPTLLQERYQSKVFFWRNENFRLRGYNHAYGKLNLRYQSIRLEPGLDYYLLSNYIYFDTDAIARQASGSFSVLQAGLGYRIQAGKFLASGQTYYTIQSRTDILRTPPFFANAQFQYEFLYAKALYVQAGVELNYKSSYFGDAYMPLTQQYYLQNNQRTEGYLLTNVYANFRVNRTRLFVKLTNATEGLFNQGYFAAPGYLQLRRAFAFGVDWYLFD; encoded by the coding sequence ATGAAGTGGAGTTTTCTTGTTCTTACGCTCTTGAGCCTGGTCAGTGCCGCCGTCCGGGCTCAGGTACCCACGGGTTTCCCGAGTGGGTTCGGTGGTCAGCAGAGCCGACCCGGTAGCACGACCGGCGTTACTGGCAACAACGGTATCGACGATTCGACCAAAGTTATTTACGGTCCCAAATCCACTCGCTACGTCCTGGAAGAGGACATTTTCAACAACCGCCGGAAACTGTATACCGTCGATACGACCCTGGACGACGCGCACAAATACACCTACGTGCAACGAAGTAACTTCCTCTACCAGGATCTGGGCAACCTGGGCACGCCCATGCACCCGGTATTTGTATCCATGCCCGATCAACTGGGTACGCAGACGGGCTACTCGGTTTTTGCTCCCTTTGCTTACCAGACCATGGGGGTAAAATATTTCGATACCAAGTCGCCGTTTACCGACATGTATCTGGCCCTGGGGGGGCGCAACCGGAACATCCTGCGTTTCGACTTCTCCCAGAACATCACCCCCCGCTGGAACGTGGGCTTCAATGTACAGCGGTTTACTTCTCAGAAGCAGTTCGGCACCAGCGGCAGCAACGATGCCAACAAACTCCTGGCGCAGAACTGGGGCTTTGTGGGGCACACTAACTACCGGTCGAAAAACGAAAAATACACGATGCTCCTTCATTTTATCAACATGAACCACTCGCTGGCCGAGCAGGGGGGTGTGTTGCCGGGGGTTCGGCTGACCGAGGAAGGCGACTCGATCATCAATCGGTACGACTATGAAGGCAATGCCCGACTCACGAGCGTGAACGGACGCGAAATCCGGAACGACTGGCACCTGTACCACCAGTACGTACTGGGGAATGGCTTTCAGTTGTTCCAGCGACTCGACTACCAGCGGCATAAAAACTACTACCAGGACGATACCCTCCGGCTGAACCAGTCGACCAAAATTATTGGCGACCTCGTTTATCCCGGCTTCTATCCCACGATTCTGGGCGACACGTCACGCATCGAACAGGACGCCCGATTCCGGCTGGTCGAGAACATGGCTGGTATCAAAGGTATTTACTCATTCAACGGTTCAGCCTTCAACTACCGGGCTTACCTGCGCAACCGGATCTACGGGCAGTACACCCGCTATAATTCCAGCCGGACCCAGCACAACGAATACGAAACCCGACGACTCGAAACCTTTGTGGGGGGCTGGCTGGGGTATTATTTTCCGGATAGCCTGTCACAGATCACGGCCGAAGCTGAATACCAGGTAGGAGGTGGCTTCCGGCTCCAGGGCCAGTTCGACAGTAAGTTTCTGACGGGGGGCTACACGGCTATGCTTGTTGATCCCACCCTCCTGCAGGAACGTTACCAGAGTAAGGTATTTTTCTGGCGCAACGAGAATTTCCGGCTGCGGGGCTATAACCACGCCTACGGCAAGCTAAACCTGCGTTACCAGAGTATCCGCCTGGAACCCGGCCTGGATTATTACTTGCTGAGCAACTACATCTATTTCGATACCGACGCCATTGCGCGGCAGGCCAGCGGCTCGTTCAGTGTGTTACAGGCCGGGCTCGGCTACCGCATCCAGGCGGGCAAGTTTCTGGCTTCTGGTCAGACGTACTACACGATTCAGTCCAGAACTGATATCCTCCGCACCCCGCCCTTCTTTGCCAATGCGCAGTTCCAGTACGAATTTCTGTACGCCAAGGCCCTGTACGTACAAGCGGGAGTTGAGCTGAATTACAAGTCCTCGTACTTTGGCGATGCTTACATGCCACTCACGCAGCAGTACTATCTGCAGAACAACCAACGTACCGAAGGTTACCTGCTGACAAACGTGTACGCCAATTTTCGGGTAAACCGCACGCGACTGTTCGTCAAGCTCACCAACGCGACCGAGGGACTGTTTAACCAAGGGTATTTTGCCGCGCCGGGGTACCTGCAGCTACGCCGGGCTTTTGCGTTCGGTGTCGACTGGTACCTGTTCGACTAA
- a CDS encoding glycoside hydrolase family 2 protein: protein MLKPFQYVYLALLTGINTFIPLPACCQNADLPTRWTKAAMTAPVPLSDYPRPQLQRNDWLCLNGLWNYQGGSAAASAENPVTAITFSAKAEQIRVPYCPESVLSGIKRKQEINMWYQRSFTLPAGWKGRQIILHFDAVDHNATVFINGQKAGSHSGGYDAFSFDITELLKQSENSIIVAAYDANDGRTPSGKNGPRGDYTFTSGIWQTVWLEPVSKEHIETIRLLPDLARRRLKLDVNASSAARVTAVVFDGKKEVARANGNSGTAIYLPITHPKSWSPDSPFLYDLKITLQSANGRVTDEVTSYFGMRDVALGNVGGVIRPLLNGRFVMQLGLLDQGYWPDGILTAPTEEALKSDIEFTKKAGYNLIRKHMKTEPQRFYYWADKLGLLVWQDMPAIWYPDEDTLKTRTAFRKELKAVIDDHYNSPSVVCWVPFNENWGAFDVKNITSWVKNYDPSRLVNGNSGFNNNPSYQKAYGDPKNGDFVDTHIYVGPYKASEPDSQRAASLGEFGGVGLFVRGHMWPVENNAYAYEPTTAALTDRYVFLLDQVEQLMRYRGLSVAIYTQTTDVEHEVNGLLTYDRAVEKMDAGRIRAVNQAVIQAGNTLASPKD from the coding sequence ATGTTAAAGCCTTTTCAGTACGTCTATCTAGCCCTTCTTACCGGGATCAACACGTTTATCCCACTACCAGCCTGCTGCCAGAACGCAGATTTACCAACCCGCTGGACAAAAGCGGCCATGACGGCGCCGGTGCCCCTTAGCGACTATCCGCGCCCACAACTTCAGCGAAATGACTGGCTTTGCCTGAACGGACTCTGGAATTATCAGGGTGGTTCGGCAGCTGCTTCCGCCGAGAATCCGGTAACGGCAATAACTTTTTCGGCTAAAGCAGAACAGATACGGGTCCCCTACTGTCCCGAATCAGTGCTGTCAGGTATCAAGCGAAAGCAGGAAATTAATATGTGGTACCAGCGTTCGTTTACACTTCCCGCAGGCTGGAAAGGCAGACAAATCATTCTTCACTTTGATGCTGTAGACCATAATGCTACTGTCTTTATAAACGGCCAGAAAGCAGGCAGCCACTCGGGCGGTTACGATGCCTTTTCATTCGACATCACCGAACTGCTGAAACAGAGCGAAAACAGCATCATAGTAGCCGCTTATGATGCCAATGATGGGCGTACTCCTTCGGGAAAGAACGGTCCGCGTGGTGATTATACCTTTACGTCCGGCATCTGGCAAACGGTCTGGCTGGAACCGGTTTCCAAAGAGCACATTGAAACGATACGGTTACTGCCGGATCTGGCCCGCCGGAGACTGAAACTAGACGTAAATGCCAGCTCTGCGGCCCGCGTAACAGCCGTTGTTTTTGACGGCAAGAAAGAAGTGGCCCGGGCAAACGGCAATTCTGGAACGGCTATTTATCTACCAATCACACACCCAAAATCGTGGTCGCCGGATTCACCCTTTCTCTATGATCTGAAGATTACACTGCAGTCGGCCAATGGCCGGGTAACAGATGAGGTAACGAGCTATTTTGGCATGCGGGATGTTGCCCTCGGCAACGTAGGCGGGGTTATCCGGCCTCTGCTGAATGGTCGGTTTGTAATGCAGCTGGGTCTGCTCGATCAGGGGTACTGGCCCGATGGCATTTTAACTGCACCGACGGAGGAAGCACTGAAATCGGACATCGAGTTTACCAAAAAAGCCGGTTATAACCTGATTCGGAAGCACATGAAAACCGAACCCCAGCGATTTTACTACTGGGCCGACAAACTGGGTCTATTAGTCTGGCAGGACATGCCCGCGATCTGGTACCCTGATGAAGACACGTTAAAAACCAGAACTGCTTTTCGGAAAGAACTTAAAGCCGTGATCGATGATCATTACAATTCGCCGTCCGTTGTTTGCTGGGTTCCCTTCAATGAAAACTGGGGAGCGTTCGACGTAAAGAACATTACCAGCTGGGTTAAAAACTATGACCCGTCCCGACTGGTCAACGGAAACTCGGGATTCAACAATAATCCGTCCTACCAGAAAGCGTATGGCGATCCTAAAAACGGCGACTTTGTGGATACCCACATTTACGTAGGCCCTTACAAAGCCTCGGAACCGGATAGCCAGCGGGCTGCTTCGCTGGGGGAATTTGGCGGAGTAGGTCTGTTCGTGCGGGGACACATGTGGCCGGTCGAAAACAACGCGTATGCCTACGAGCCAACAACGGCTGCCCTTACCGACCGCTACGTTTTTTTATTGGATCAGGTGGAGCAATTAATGCGGTACCGGGGGCTGAGTGTAGCCATCTACACGCAGACAACGGATGTTGAGCATGAAGTCAACGGCCTGCTCACCTATGACCGGGCGGTTGAGAAAATGGACGCAGGCCGTATTCGTGCCGTAAATCAGGCGGTCATCCAGGCAGGTAATACGCTGGCTTCCCCAAAGGACTGA
- the lpxK gene encoding tetraacyldisaccharide 4'-kinase yields MLSWLLLPFSGLYGFILTIRNWLYDNNLFKSVQPETYTLSVGNLTVGGTGKTPMIEFLIERQRTIFGQIPDQTGHDPAKRPLATVSRGYGRQTRGFRIATDSDTATTIGDEPLQIYRKFRAEVRVCVGERRVAAIQQLTEQHPETQLVLLDDAFQHRAVRPHLSLMLMDINRPFYEDHPFPAGRLRERRQGANRADAIIVTKSPLDLSTGRQQRITEQIRRYTRPGTPVFFSGLQYGKPAAFTGTVSFPSFSSEVDASYIGAFREATFGSTFPERVRLVSGLANADPLERYVRQHFTLVTHDRFADHYAYTRADVTRLIRDLKPGEAILTTEKDWVKLAALLTPAEWQFVPFFYLPITVQFLPASAAAFEQFLRQTVDLSADEQAL; encoded by the coding sequence ATGCTTTCCTGGTTGCTCCTTCCCTTTAGTGGTCTGTACGGATTTATCCTTACTATCCGGAACTGGCTATACGACAATAACTTATTTAAAAGCGTACAGCCCGAAACCTATACCCTCAGCGTTGGCAACTTAACCGTAGGAGGCACCGGAAAAACGCCCATGATTGAGTTTTTAATAGAACGGCAGCGCACGATTTTTGGTCAAATTCCGGATCAAACCGGCCACGACCCAGCCAAACGCCCCCTGGCCACGGTCAGTCGGGGATACGGACGACAAACACGAGGATTTCGCATTGCGACCGACAGCGATACAGCTACTACTATTGGCGATGAACCCCTGCAAATCTACCGCAAATTCAGGGCTGAGGTGCGTGTCTGTGTGGGTGAACGCCGGGTTGCCGCCATTCAGCAGCTGACAGAGCAACATCCGGAAACCCAACTTGTTCTGCTCGACGATGCCTTTCAGCACCGGGCAGTCCGGCCGCATCTCAGCCTAATGCTAATGGATATTAACCGGCCTTTTTACGAGGATCATCCGTTTCCGGCCGGTCGCCTGCGCGAACGCCGACAGGGAGCAAACCGGGCCGACGCGATCATTGTCACAAAGAGTCCACTGGATTTATCTACCGGCAGACAGCAACGTATCACCGAACAAATACGTCGCTACACCCGGCCTGGTACACCGGTATTCTTTTCGGGACTACAGTACGGAAAACCGGCGGCATTTACTGGTACCGTATCATTCCCCTCGTTCAGCTCCGAAGTGGATGCGTCATACATAGGCGCGTTCCGCGAAGCTACGTTCGGTAGCACGTTCCCCGAACGGGTCAGACTGGTTAGCGGGCTTGCCAACGCGGATCCGCTGGAACGTTACGTTCGGCAGCATTTTACGCTGGTAACGCATGATCGCTTTGCCGACCATTATGCGTACACCCGCGCCGATGTTACGCGGCTGATCCGTGATCTGAAGCCGGGAGAAGCAATTCTTACGACCGAAAAAGATTGGGTTAAACTGGCGGCCCTGCTGACACCTGCCGAATGGCAGTTTGTACCGTTCTTTTACCTGCCCATAACCGTGCAGTTCCTGCCGGCTTCTGCAGCGGCCTTCGAGCAGTTTCTTCGCCAGACCGTTGATCTCAGCGCAGATGAGCAAGCCTTATAG